Proteins co-encoded in one Sulfurimonas sp. HSL1-2 genomic window:
- a CDS encoding DUF302 domain-containing protein, whose protein sequence is MIKGLLTGVFAVALALTMSGCSTMHMGWTAVTGQHKLDDKAMEAYDNMFTKVVEYGDPARAMMQEWQVKDDIANEDVAETIKSLAEEYNMRVTGDIKMYTKDDAAPEEVKHARIFSLCSLPIAKVFLNYSRYYGGFMPCRIMLVEYGSGVRYLVSMDMTLAIHGGYELPTEMLKMALSVKKAMDEIPARAAIGDF, encoded by the coding sequence ATGATAAAAGGCCTTTTGACGGGTGTATTTGCAGTCGCCCTCGCACTGACAATGAGCGGATGTTCAACGATGCATATGGGATGGACGGCCGTAACGGGTCAGCACAAACTGGACGACAAGGCGATGGAGGCCTATGACAACATGTTTACAAAGGTTGTCGAGTACGGCGATCCTGCCAGAGCGATGATGCAGGAGTGGCAGGTCAAAGACGATATCGCGAACGAAGATGTCGCCGAGACGATCAAATCGCTTGCGGAAGAGTACAACATGCGTGTCACGGGCGATATCAAGATGTACACCAAAGACGACGCGGCGCCGGAAGAGGTCAAGCATGCGCGCATCTTCTCGCTGTGCAGCCTTCCGATCGCGAAAGTCTTCCTGAACTACTCCCGCTACTACGGCGGTTTCATGCCGTGCCGCATCATGCTGGTCGAATACGGCAGCGGCGTCCGCTACCTTGTTTCAATGGACATGACGCTTGCGATCCACGGCGGATACGAGCTCCCGACTGAAATGCTCAAAATGGCACTCAGCGTCAAAAAAGCGATGGATGAGATCCCGGCGCGTGCAGCGATCGGCGATTTCTAG
- a CDS encoding thiosulfate oxidation carrier protein SoxY: MQRRTFLSMAAGACALAAVPASVLAEDFRKSKPTVWTAKTVDDALKAMYGTTATVAQGVTVVAPDVASNGGAVPVDVKSDIAAKSMIIVQNVNPEAAVIVYDLNEYSIIDFSIKIKMKASGTITAVVQGTDGKLYSGSKTLDVALGGCEG, translated from the coding sequence ATGCAAAGAAGAACATTCCTCTCCATGGCGGCTGGCGCCTGTGCTCTGGCTGCCGTACCGGCAAGCGTCCTGGCGGAAGATTTCCGTAAATCCAAGCCGACAGTATGGACGGCAAAAACTGTTGACGATGCCCTCAAAGCGATGTACGGCACGACGGCGACTGTCGCTCAGGGCGTCACTGTCGTCGCTCCGGACGTTGCAAGCAACGGCGGCGCGGTACCGGTCGATGTCAAATCCGACATCGCTGCGAAATCCATGATCATCGTCCAGAACGTCAACCCGGAAGCAGCGGTTATCGTTTACGACCTCAACGAGTACAGCATCATCGACTTCTCCATCAAGATCAAGATGAAGGCTTCCGGTACGATCACAGCAGTCGTACAGGGTACAGACGGCAAGCTCTACAGCGGCTCCAAAACACTCGACGTTGCACTCGGTGGTTGTGAGGGCTGA
- a CDS encoding thioredoxin family protein, with amino-acid sequence MYRILLLLFFAAASLCAESIFTLRGVDRVYPVVDISGEKVPKSSKPAIREALDATIGELGIDTAGYSDRSLAILVAEEYVGETVLINVRLVIGEQVKRMGSDDKVFALTYQNALAFAYDKESVEEKLEDSVDELLSKFADQYAQERGTLKRVKEKGSLAASLGYETDYETAVARAKKEHKNVMLVLVANYCPWCRKFEELVLRKEDVNALVHSKYVPVILNKEKDAFPPAFNISFTPVVHFVDPATQQAYHTVAGYNSRDEFVHWLEADKRP; translated from the coding sequence ATGTACCGAATCCTTTTACTCCTCTTCTTCGCCGCGGCCAGCCTCTGCGCCGAATCGATCTTTACCCTGCGCGGCGTCGACAGGGTCTACCCCGTCGTCGACATCTCGGGCGAGAAGGTCCCCAAGAGCAGCAAACCCGCCATCCGCGAGGCCCTTGATGCCACCATCGGTGAACTGGGCATCGATACCGCCGGTTACAGCGACCGTTCCCTCGCCATCCTTGTCGCGGAAGAGTATGTCGGGGAAACCGTGCTGATCAACGTCCGCCTCGTCATCGGCGAGCAGGTGAAGCGCATGGGCTCCGACGATAAAGTCTTTGCACTGACCTACCAGAACGCGCTCGCCTTTGCCTATGACAAGGAGAGCGTCGAAGAGAAGCTCGAAGACAGCGTCGACGAGCTGCTGTCCAAATTCGCCGACCAGTACGCCCAGGAGCGCGGCACCCTCAAACGTGTCAAGGAAAAAGGATCGCTCGCGGCGTCGCTGGGGTATGAAACAGACTACGAAACGGCCGTCGCGCGGGCTAAAAAAGAGCACAAAAACGTCATGCTGGTCCTCGTCGCGAACTACTGCCCCTGGTGCCGGAAGTTCGAAGAGCTCGTGTTGCGCAAGGAGGATGTCAACGCCCTCGTGCACAGCAAATACGTCCCGGTGATCCTCAACAAGGAGAAAGACGCCTTCCCGCCGGCATTCAACATCTCCTTCACCCCCGTCGTCCACTTTGTCGACCCCGCGACGCAGCAGGCCTACCACACGGTCGCCGGTTACAACAGCCGCGACGAGTTCGTTCACTGGCTCGAGGCGGACAAACGTCCCTGA
- a CDS encoding VWA-like domain-containing protein, translated as MTPEQLLTKAKSQLTMKHPYFGMLASRLKQEPKEGLRGYASNGKRFLYDPEFMGRRSIEEVMFILTNCVMHHVLSHQQRQLGRKGGLWQLATDYAINNLLHKNGLAIPQGANFNEEFEGMYAEEIYDALKESYYSNIDDAFGGEDDVPPPPGMPGGSAEGGEGEEDSGAFSNLGNIEEELDAQNESEWQYASSVAQEVAQRKSAMPSGMERLGKKVKAADVDWRFELYNAVNKHMRNNYAFMPPNKKHLYRGVALPSLASDTLSLCVAVDTSGSINEALLGAFTEEFKSIMTTFPAIRIELIIADAKVHGHYSFQGGEKLDFPLKGGGGTDYRPVFDYIEAELPMTTMLLYFTDGDGWFPRIPPPYEVLWALSRPAKVPFGRGLVIFNS; from the coding sequence TTGACCCCTGAACAGCTACTGACCAAAGCCAAGTCCCAGCTGACGATGAAGCATCCCTACTTCGGGATGCTCGCCTCCCGCCTGAAACAGGAGCCCAAAGAGGGGCTGCGCGGCTATGCCAGCAACGGCAAGCGCTTTTTGTACGACCCGGAGTTCATGGGGCGCCGCAGCATCGAGGAAGTGATGTTCATCCTCACCAACTGCGTCATGCACCACGTCCTCTCGCACCAGCAGCGCCAGCTGGGACGCAAAGGGGGACTCTGGCAGCTGGCCACCGACTACGCCATCAACAACCTCCTGCACAAAAACGGCCTCGCCATTCCCCAGGGCGCCAACTTCAACGAAGAGTTCGAGGGGATGTACGCCGAGGAGATCTACGACGCCCTCAAAGAGAGCTATTACAGCAACATTGACGACGCCTTCGGCGGCGAGGACGACGTGCCTCCCCCGCCGGGGATGCCGGGCGGATCGGCTGAAGGCGGTGAAGGAGAGGAGGACAGCGGCGCTTTCTCCAACCTCGGCAATATCGAAGAGGAGCTCGACGCCCAGAACGAGTCGGAGTGGCAGTACGCCTCCTCCGTCGCCCAGGAGGTCGCGCAGCGCAAAAGCGCGATGCCCTCGGGGATGGAGCGGCTGGGCAAGAAGGTCAAGGCCGCCGACGTCGACTGGCGTTTCGAACTCTACAACGCCGTCAACAAGCACATGCGCAACAACTACGCTTTCATGCCGCCGAACAAGAAACACCTCTACCGTGGCGTCGCGCTGCCCTCCCTGGCCAGCGATACGCTCAGCCTCTGCGTCGCCGTCGACACCTCCGGTTCCATCAACGAAGCATTGCTGGGGGCCTTTACGGAGGAGTTCAAAAGCATCATGACGACCTTCCCCGCCATCCGGATCGAGCTGATCATCGCCGACGCGAAAGTGCACGGCCACTACAGCTTCCAGGGCGGCGAGAAGCTGGACTTCCCCCTCAAAGGGGGCGGCGGGACGGACTACCGCCCCGTCTTCGACTACATCGAGGCGGAGCTGCCGATGACGACGATGCTGCTCTACTTCACCGACGGCGACGGCTGGTTCCCGCGCATCCCGCCGCCGTACGAGGTGCTCTGGGCCCTCTCCCGCCCGGCCAAGGTCCCCTTCGGGCGCGGGCTGGTCATCTTCAACTCCTAG
- a CDS encoding AraC family transcriptional regulator, protein MEKETLIQELFKTYDFENTQGFKDTYLDEVKLLQINHHEQGKSLLYNRGIVLIASGRQRGYIDDKQVTVGSSNYVIVATIQPVECETFVCETGIKGVYINLNMQRLQRISALLDKKAPPHAFKTPTNIVTGNMNEDLDEAFNRLMKILLNPEDSKVLGDQVLDEIYYRIIKSTAGEHLIQLCCQLTHFARISHIVDEIQNQLDEEINIDELAKKAKMSKANFHKKFKEIFNDSPLQYIKKIRLNKARQYILFDKMKIVDAATKVGYESPAQFSREFKHHFGIPPSDLKKGDTREISQECRKLA, encoded by the coding sequence GTGGAAAAAGAAACCCTTATACAAGAACTTTTTAAAACCTATGATTTCGAGAACACCCAGGGGTTCAAAGACACCTACCTCGATGAAGTCAAACTGCTGCAGATCAATCACCATGAGCAGGGAAAGTCCCTGCTTTACAACCGTGGGATCGTCCTGATCGCAAGCGGCCGGCAGCGCGGCTATATCGATGACAAACAGGTGACGGTCGGCAGCAGCAACTACGTCATCGTCGCGACCATACAGCCCGTAGAGTGCGAAACGTTCGTCTGCGAAACGGGCATCAAGGGGGTCTATATCAATCTGAACATGCAGCGGCTGCAGCGCATCAGCGCGCTGCTGGACAAGAAGGCGCCGCCCCACGCCTTCAAAACCCCCACCAACATCGTCACCGGCAATATGAACGAGGATCTCGACGAAGCGTTCAACCGTTTGATGAAGATCCTGCTCAACCCTGAGGATTCCAAGGTCCTGGGGGACCAGGTCCTCGACGAGATCTACTACCGGATCATCAAAAGCACGGCGGGGGAACACCTGATCCAGCTCTGCTGCCAGCTGACGCACTTCGCACGCATCTCCCACATCGTCGACGAAATCCAGAACCAGCTTGACGAAGAGATCAACATCGATGAACTGGCCAAAAAGGCGAAAATGAGCAAGGCCAATTTCCACAAGAAGTTCAAGGAGATCTTCAACGATTCGCCGCTGCAGTACATCAAAAAAATACGCCTCAACAAGGCCAGACAATATATCCTGTTCGACAAGATGAAAATCGTGGACGCCGCCACGAAGGTCGGTTATGAGAGTCCGGCCCAGTTCAGCCGCGAATTCAAGCACCATTTCGGGATCCCGCCGTCCGATCTGAAAAAAGGCGATACCCGGGAGATCAGCCAGGAGTGCCGCAAACTCGCATAA
- the soxZ gene encoding thiosulfate oxidation carrier complex protein SoxZ, with amino-acid sequence MRIKAKLKGNVVSVKAMAKHDMWTYDIAEKKTGDRNNANFITHIDAKVGAATVMDASVSQFLSKNPIFKFAFKGDFKAGDELVMTWVDLKGNTKTSKAKIK; translated from the coding sequence ATGAGAATCAAAGCAAAACTCAAAGGTAATGTCGTTTCTGTAAAAGCGATGGCGAAGCACGACATGTGGACATACGATATCGCTGAGAAGAAAACCGGCGACCGCAACAACGCGAACTTCATCACGCACATCGACGCAAAAGTCGGCGCTGCAACCGTTATGGACGCGTCTGTCAGCCAGTTCCTCTCCAAGAACCCGATCTTCAAGTTCGCATTCAAAGGCGACTTCAAAGCGGGTGACGAACTCGTCATGACTTGGGTTGACCTCAAGGGCAACACCAAGACTTCCAAAGCCAAAATCAAATAA
- a CDS encoding MarR family transcriptional regulator, protein MEYLLDDSIGFRLNRTANIIHAGFSKCIEPFGIAPEQFATLKIISEDGEITQSEIAEMLAKGKPTVSRALDALEKKGLIVRERKSEDRRIKPIRLTDRGQEILDLVIPKALTFNNAIKARLTPDEIKTFYRVLDTIVDTSETHTKQLGASL, encoded by the coding sequence ATGGAATATCTTCTGGATGATTCAATCGGTTTTCGTCTCAACCGCACGGCCAACATCATTCACGCCGGATTTTCGAAATGCATCGAACCCTTCGGGATCGCACCCGAACAGTTCGCGACACTGAAGATCATCAGCGAGGACGGCGAGATCACCCAGTCCGAGATCGCCGAGATGCTTGCGAAGGGAAAACCGACCGTCAGCCGGGCCCTTGACGCCCTTGAAAAAAAGGGGTTGATCGTCCGTGAACGCAAAAGCGAAGACCGGCGCATCAAACCGATCCGTCTCACCGACAGGGGGCAGGAGATCCTTGACCTGGTCATCCCCAAAGCCCTGACGTTCAACAATGCCATCAAAGCCCGGCTCACCCCGGATGAGATCAAAACTTTTTACCGTGTCCTCGACACCATCGTCGACACTTCCGAAACCCATACCAAGCAACTAGGAGCATCACTATGA
- a CDS encoding multidrug efflux RND transporter permease subunit: MFSKFFIDRPIFASVLSIIVILAGVVAIKGLPVQEYPSIVPPQINVQAVYPGADAETLANTVAAPLEDAINGAKDMIYMTSTASPSGILTMSITFATGTDPSAANVDVNNRVQVALNKLPEEVRRQGVSVRERSPDMLRVIAFTSEERVHDALWLNNYALINVIDDIKRIPGVGDAFLFGSKEYALRVWLKPDSLAAYDLTVSDVLSVIRSQNVQLAAGQIGGEPAAEKMAYTYTVTTPGRLKSADEFGNILVRTNPDGSSLRLKDVARVELGAERYMLKGTRNKEPMAVAGVFLAPGANALEVDAALTKVLEEVSQKFPEDVRYHTLYDTTTFVKTSIEEVLMTLAEAIVMVVLIIYFFLGNVRATIIPVLAIPVSIVGTFAGLYIAGFSINLLTLFALILAIGLVVDDAIIVIENVERLLHERKELTVREATIEAMREITGPVVAIVFVLSAVFIPASLMGGFSGVMYQQFAMTIVISVVISGIVALSLTPALCKVFLRREEPRPILPIRIFNAFFERLTSGFNRGVRLTLKLAVMNLLIFGVLIGAGAWMSQKLPTGLVPGEDKGVLMVLTYLMPGASLERTVEVQSQVADTLLADPLIESLGAMSGIDLATFAFKSDAGVAFAHLTDWSERTEPSQSADAMAGKFMMQMMQNKEAMIIPVNPPPIRGMSATGGFELYVQDRTGGDLLAFDGLMKQLVEKANARPELTRVRTTFNAGVPQYRITVDEDKAKALGVQISDIYTTLGSTFGTGYANDFNLYGRTYHVNVQLEPSYRESVEDYRDVFVRSSSGALIPISSLVDAKRIVGPSVVQRFNMFTAAQLSGQPSPGYSSGDAMRAIQEVAAEVLPEGYTIAWAGTSYQEQQVAGKGNNAFIFAIVFIFLILAALYESWMIPFTILMTVPFALLGATLAVYFRGLENDIYFQVGLVTLVGLTAKNAILIVEFAQQKLREGLDLYQATLEGARIRFRPIVMTSLAFIGGTLPLALSTGAGANSRHIIGTTVVGGMVMLTVVAIFFIPLFYYLIMRLRAKFYTDKGGEDERA, from the coding sequence ATGTTTTCAAAATTTTTCATCGACCGGCCCATTTTTGCCTCGGTCCTCTCCATCATTGTCATTCTGGCGGGGGTCGTAGCGATCAAGGGGCTGCCGGTCCAGGAGTACCCCAGCATCGTGCCGCCGCAGATCAACGTCCAGGCGGTCTACCCGGGCGCAGATGCCGAAACCCTCGCCAATACCGTCGCGGCCCCGCTCGAAGACGCCATCAACGGTGCGAAGGATATGATCTACATGACCTCGACCGCTTCGCCGAGCGGGATCCTGACCATGAGCATCACCTTCGCCACCGGCACGGACCCCTCCGCCGCCAACGTCGACGTCAACAACCGCGTCCAGGTGGCCCTGAACAAGCTGCCCGAAGAGGTGCGCCGGCAGGGCGTCAGTGTGCGCGAACGCTCCCCGGACATGCTGCGCGTCATCGCCTTTACCTCGGAAGAGCGTGTCCATGACGCCCTCTGGCTGAACAACTACGCCCTCATCAACGTCATCGACGACATCAAGCGTATCCCCGGCGTCGGAGACGCTTTTTTGTTCGGGTCGAAAGAGTACGCCCTGCGCGTCTGGCTCAAACCCGACAGCCTCGCGGCCTACGACCTGACAGTGAGCGACGTGCTCAGCGTCATCCGCAGCCAGAACGTCCAGCTCGCCGCGGGACAGATCGGCGGCGAGCCCGCCGCAGAAAAGATGGCCTACACCTACACGGTCACGACCCCCGGCCGCCTCAAGAGTGCCGATGAGTTCGGCAACATTCTCGTCCGCACCAATCCTGACGGCTCTTCGCTGCGCCTCAAAGACGTCGCCCGGGTCGAACTGGGCGCCGAACGCTATATGCTCAAGGGCACCCGCAACAAGGAGCCGATGGCCGTAGCCGGGGTCTTCCTGGCTCCCGGCGCCAACGCGCTCGAGGTCGATGCTGCCCTGACGAAGGTGCTCGAAGAGGTTTCGCAGAAGTTCCCAGAGGATGTCCGCTACCACACCCTCTACGACACGACAACCTTCGTCAAGACCTCCATTGAAGAGGTGCTGATGACCCTGGCCGAGGCAATCGTGATGGTCGTCCTGATCATCTACTTCTTCCTCGGCAACGTCCGGGCGACGATCATCCCGGTCCTGGCGATCCCGGTCTCCATCGTAGGAACCTTCGCCGGGCTCTACATTGCGGGCTTTTCGATCAACCTGCTCACCCTCTTCGCGCTCATTCTCGCCATCGGGCTCGTTGTCGACGACGCCATCATCGTCATCGAGAACGTCGAGCGTCTCCTGCACGAGCGCAAGGAGCTCACGGTCCGCGAAGCGACGATCGAGGCGATGCGCGAGATCACGGGACCGGTCGTCGCGATCGTTTTCGTCCTCTCGGCCGTCTTTATCCCCGCCTCGCTCATGGGCGGTTTCAGCGGGGTGATGTACCAGCAGTTCGCGATGACCATCGTCATCTCCGTCGTCATCTCGGGGATCGTCGCGCTCAGCCTGACGCCGGCGCTCTGCAAGGTCTTCCTGCGCCGCGAGGAGCCGCGTCCGATCCTGCCGATCCGTATCTTCAACGCCTTCTTTGAACGTCTCACCTCCGGCTTCAACCGCGGGGTACGCCTGACGCTCAAACTGGCGGTCATGAACCTGCTGATCTTCGGCGTCCTTATCGGGGCCGGAGCCTGGATGTCGCAGAAACTGCCGACCGGCCTTGTCCCCGGCGAGGACAAAGGGGTCCTGATGGTCCTCACCTACCTCATGCCGGGTGCGTCGCTCGAACGCACCGTCGAAGTCCAAAGCCAGGTCGCCGACACCCTTCTGGCCGACCCGCTGATCGAGTCCTTGGGGGCCATGAGCGGGATCGACCTCGCGACCTTCGCCTTCAAGTCCGACGCGGGGGTCGCCTTTGCACACCTCACCGACTGGTCCGAGCGGACCGAGCCGAGCCAGAGCGCCGATGCGATGGCCGGCAAGTTCATGATGCAGATGATGCAGAACAAAGAGGCGATGATCATCCCGGTCAACCCGCCGCCGATCCGCGGCATGAGCGCCACGGGCGGCTTCGAGCTCTATGTCCAGGACCGCACCGGCGGCGACCTGCTCGCCTTTGACGGACTGATGAAACAGCTGGTCGAGAAAGCCAACGCGCGGCCGGAGCTCACGCGGGTCCGTACGACCTTCAACGCCGGGGTGCCGCAGTACCGCATCACCGTCGACGAGGACAAGGCCAAGGCGCTGGGGGTCCAGATCTCCGATATCTACACGACGCTGGGCTCGACCTTCGGGACCGGGTACGCCAACGACTTCAACCTCTACGGACGTACCTACCACGTCAACGTCCAGCTCGAGCCCTCCTACCGGGAGAGCGTCGAGGATTACCGCGACGTGTTCGTCCGCTCCTCCAGCGGTGCGCTGATCCCGATCAGCTCCCTCGTCGATGCCAAGCGCATCGTAGGGCCGAGCGTCGTGCAGCGTTTCAACATGTTCACGGCGGCGCAGCTCTCCGGACAGCCCTCACCGGGCTACAGTTCGGGCGACGCGATGCGCGCCATCCAGGAAGTGGCGGCGGAGGTCCTGCCTGAGGGCTATACCATCGCCTGGGCCGGGACCTCCTACCAGGAGCAGCAGGTGGCGGGCAAAGGCAACAACGCCTTCATCTTCGCCATCGTCTTCATCTTCCTGATCCTCGCAGCCCTCTACGAGAGCTGGATGATCCCGTTCACGATCCTGATGACCGTCCCGTTCGCCCTGCTCGGCGCGACGCTGGCCGTCTACTTCCGCGGGCTCGAGAACGACATCTATTTCCAGGTCGGGCTCGTCACCCTGGTCGGCCTTACCGCGAAGAACGCGATCCTGATCGTCGAGTTCGCGCAGCAGAAACTGCGCGAGGGGCTCGACCTCTACCAGGCGACGCTGGAGGGGGCACGGATCCGTTTCCGCCCCATCGTCATGACGTCGCTCGCCTTTATCGGCGGGACGCTGCCGCTGGCGCTGAGCACCGGTGCCGGCGCGAACAGCCGCCATATCATCGGGACGACCGTCGTCGGCGGGATGGTGATGCTGACCGTGGTCGCGATCTTCTTCATCCCGCTCTTTTACTACCTGATCATGCGCCTGCGGGCCAAATTCTACACCGACAAAGGAGGCGAAGATGAACGCGCATAA
- a CDS encoding efflux RND transporter periplasmic adaptor subunit — MKRHPYAPLVFAASLLFGSSLLAETAAPAAPAPHADAYVVKALKTSDVVLSYPARLKSIRSATVVSRVTGVLLEKRFKEGDYVKKGTRLYQIEPDLYQAAVNEQKASVILQEALYTKAERDWARAQSLYKDNAISVQEHDAALSAFETARAQVNAAKAQLQTRELELGYTDVTAPISGIAGIKQTDVGNVVNAGTPLVTITQTDPIYALFSIPSGDLQKARVSNKEGRWSWAKTGKLKATLDVDGIKVSGEIDYIAPDADTKTGSVSARARFKNSDNLLLPGAFGRITIEGIRRENVIMIPQKAVLQNPMGTIVFVEQEGQAAVRPVVLGDPVGNSFVVRKGLAEGDKVIVNNFFRVKPGAPVIIDKTVDAEGK; from the coding sequence ATGAAACGACACCCCTACGCCCCGCTCGTTTTCGCGGCATCACTGCTGTTCGGAAGCAGCCTTTTGGCCGAAACGGCAGCCCCCGCCGCCCCGGCACCGCACGCCGATGCCTACGTCGTCAAGGCATTGAAAACAAGCGACGTCGTCCTGAGCTACCCTGCCCGGCTCAAGAGCATCCGCAGTGCCACCGTCGTCTCCCGCGTGACGGGCGTACTGCTTGAGAAGCGCTTCAAAGAGGGCGACTACGTCAAGAAAGGCACCCGCCTCTACCAGATCGAACCCGACCTCTACCAGGCGGCGGTCAACGAGCAGAAAGCCTCCGTCATCCTCCAAGAAGCGCTCTATACGAAAGCCGAACGCGACTGGGCACGGGCACAGTCCCTCTACAAGGACAACGCCATCAGCGTCCAGGAGCACGATGCAGCGCTCTCGGCCTTTGAAACGGCACGCGCGCAGGTGAACGCGGCGAAGGCGCAGCTGCAGACCAGAGAGCTGGAACTGGGCTATACCGACGTCACCGCCCCCATCAGCGGGATCGCCGGCATCAAGCAGACCGACGTCGGTAACGTCGTCAACGCCGGCACGCCGCTCGTGACCATCACCCAGACCGACCCGATTTACGCCCTCTTTTCCATCCCTTCGGGTGACCTGCAGAAAGCACGTGTTTCCAACAAAGAGGGGCGCTGGAGCTGGGCCAAAACGGGCAAGCTCAAAGCGACGCTCGACGTCGACGGCATCAAGGTGAGCGGCGAGATCGACTATATCGCACCGGATGCGGATACGAAGACGGGCAGCGTCAGCGCCCGGGCGCGTTTCAAGAACAGCGACAACCTCCTGCTGCCGGGTGCCTTCGGGCGCATCACGATCGAAGGTATCCGTCGCGAAAACGTCATCATGATCCCGCAGAAGGCCGTTTTGCAGAACCCGATGGGCACCATCGTCTTCGTCGAGCAGGAGGGGCAGGCCGCCGTCCGCCCCGTCGTCCTCGGCGACCCCGTCGGCAACAGTTTCGTCGTACGCAAAGGGCTTGCCGAAGGGGATAAGGTCATCGTGAACAACTTCTTCCGTGTCAAACCCGGCGCCCCTGTCATCATCGACAAAACCGTCGATGCGGAAGGCAAATAA
- a CDS encoding SulP family inorganic anion transporter — MQRPSVSLFSNLRGNLFGGLTAAVIALPLALAFGVASGLGAAAGLYGAIILGFFAALFGGTPTQISGPTGPMTVVVAAAVATLGGDIGLVATVVLLAGIFQIVFGFTRIGRFVRFIPYPVISGFMSGIGVIIILLQLNPLLGLPSDAAVLHLLVTLPSLLPQTNFWALLLALAALAIVFFTPARLAKVVPSPLIALVVLTPLSALLQLPVETIGTIPAELPALVLPDFKLEHYTVIISLAFTLAVLGTIDTLLTSIVADSITRTKHNPDRELFGQGLGNTLCALVGAVPGAGATMRTVINVKSGGTDRLSGMTHAVVLLLIVLFLAPLASKIPLAVLAGILIKVGVDILDYRFLKVWKESPRSDLMTMLTVFFVTVFVDLITAVGLGIVLASLLIVYRITKETQIVLETAGAGTQQPDLEAKNARIIRINGAFFFGSSTFFERQANNLLDTKTVIIDIMNVPFMDITAIFTLKDLIEKLKTDGVRVIIAAPDAFAKKLMRFNHEKRFENVDFAPSLQSAVALI, encoded by the coding sequence ATGCAAAGGCCCTCAGTGTCACTCTTTTCCAATCTTCGCGGCAATCTTTTCGGCGGGCTGACGGCCGCCGTCATCGCGCTGCCGCTTGCGCTCGCCTTCGGCGTCGCCAGCGGTCTCGGCGCGGCGGCGGGGCTCTACGGCGCCATCATCCTCGGTTTCTTCGCCGCCCTGTTCGGCGGTACCCCTACGCAGATCTCCGGCCCGACCGGCCCCATGACCGTCGTCGTGGCCGCGGCCGTCGCAACGCTCGGCGGCGATATCGGCCTGGTCGCCACCGTCGTCCTTCTGGCGGGGATCTTCCAGATCGTTTTCGGGTTCACCCGCATCGGCCGCTTCGTCCGCTTTATCCCCTATCCGGTCATCTCGGGCTTCATGAGCGGGATCGGCGTCATCATCATCCTGCTGCAGCTCAACCCCCTGCTGGGACTCCCCTCGGACGCTGCCGTCCTGCACCTGCTGGTCACCCTGCCTTCGCTGCTGCCGCAGACCAACTTCTGGGCGCTCCTGCTGGCACTCGCCGCCCTGGCCATCGTCTTTTTCACGCCGGCGCGGCTGGCCAAGGTCGTCCCCTCCCCGCTGATCGCCCTCGTCGTGCTCACCCCGCTCTCCGCGCTCCTACAGCTTCCCGTCGAGACGATCGGCACGATTCCCGCCGAGCTCCCGGCACTTGTCCTGCCGGACTTCAAACTGGAACACTACACGGTCATCATTTCGCTGGCCTTCACGCTGGCCGTCCTGGGGACCATCGATACCCTGCTGACCTCCATCGTCGCCGACTCCATCACCCGGACCAAGCACAACCCCGACCGTGAACTCTTCGGCCAGGGGCTGGGCAATACGCTGTGCGCCCTCGTCGGTGCCGTCCCGGGTGCCGGGGCGACGATGCGGACCGTCATCAACGTCAAAAGCGGCGGAACCGACCGCCTATCGGGTATGACCCATGCCGTGGTGCTGCTGCTCATCGTCCTCTTCCTTGCACCGCTCGCCTCCAAGATCCCGCTGGCGGTACTGGCCGGTATCCTCATCAAGGTCGGTGTCGACATCCTGGACTACCGTTTCCTGAAGGTCTGGAAGGAGAGCCCCCGCAGCGACCTTATGACGATGCTCACCGTCTTCTTCGTCACCGTCTTCGTCGACCTCATCACCGCCGTGGGCCTCGGCATCGTCCTGGCGTCGCTGCTCATCGTCTACCGCATCACCAAGGAGACGCAGATCGTGCTCGAGACTGCCGGTGCCGGTACGCAGCAGCCTGACCTGGAAGCAAAAAATGCGCGCATCATCCGGATCAACGGCGCTTTCTTCTTCGGCTCCAGCACCTTTTTCGAGCGCCAGGCGAACAACCTGCTCGATACGAAAACGGTCATCATCGACATTATGAACGTACCGTTTATGGACATCACGGCGATCTTCACCCTCAAAGACCTCATCGAAAAGCTGAAAACGGACGGGGTCAGGGTCATTATCGCCGCCCCCGACGCGTTTGCCAAGAAGCTGATGCGCTTCAACCACGAAAAACGGTTCGAGAACGTCGACTTCGCCCCCTCCCTCCAAAGTGCAGTCGCACTGATTTGA